A stretch of DNA from Shewanella sediminis HAW-EB3:
CGACATCGATCAAGGCGTTAATGCCTTCCAGTTGCATCGCTTCAGACAGGCCAGGAATACATAGAATATCGGCAGAACGATTGAGTCGCTCCGCATTTTTGTCTAAACGGAAGGTGTAAATTTCGCCGTCTTCATGCATAAAGGCTTTCGCACCTTCAAACACAGACTGACCGTAATGCAGGGCAATTGCACCGGGTGCAACTTCAAATGGCCCATAGGGAACAACTCTGGGATCGCACCACTGGCCGTCGCGATAATCCATTAAAAACATATGATCGGTTCTGAGGTTACCGAAGCCCACATCTGTTTCAGGCTCGAACTGCTCAGTACGGCGCTCTAACGCAGGTTTTAAATTATAATTTATTTGCATTGCTTACCACCTTGATTACTGAATAAGCAGCGTATGGATGCAAGGCAATAAAGTCAAGGGGAATGGGGCTTGTCACTAAGATAAGCCACCTATTGAAGTGTAAAGTTAACACGTTTTTTCGCTTAGTTATCCGGGCGATTGCCGAACAAGCCGATCGGGTCATTCACCCTACTCATCGTCGCGGCAAGTCAGTTGCTTGCCTATGCCCAAACAGGTCTCACAGCTTCGGATCTTAGTCTTACCTTTATCTAGAAACTCACTGATGCGCAATGTCATATCCTGCATCATCTCCTGAGTGATAGGTCGCTTCCATTGATATCGGTTCATCAAGCGGCTGATATGTCGCAGACTGGTTTCGTCATCATTGGTGAAATACTTCTCATCCATTAACCGACTCTCATAGGTGGAGGCTGCCCCTGCGAGGAAAAAATAGAGTGACTGAGTCAGGTCGCGAATATCGAGTTCGGTGGCTTCCAGCTCACCGGAATTAACGGCATCTTCCAAAGGTACCCGAATACAACTCCAGAATAGATTGACCCTATTACGAAGCACCTCAATTTTTTCAGGACTTGCCAATTGCCAAAACATGCTATTTATTGATACAACTCTCAAAATATTAAATATTGGGCTGCGTTTAACAACGGCAAAAGTAAACAATAGAGGCAGAACAGCTTTTTGGTAAATATCTAACTCTGGGTGTTCTTTTATAAAAACAGGTATTTGAGTCGATGTTGTATTTCTTAAAAATAAACATATAAGTACATCTTCTTTCGACTCGAAATATTTATATAGAGTATTAGTTGAGCACTCTGCCCCTTTAGCTATCTGCGCAAACCTAAAAGATACAACCCCTTGTTTATCAATCAAATTCTCTGCTACGTCGAGTAATTGATTACACCTTAAAGCATCGACACTATTATTTGGGCAGTACATAATTCATACCTAATATACAATTTCAACATCCATACTAATAGGCTGCTACCGATTAGATACTTAAAAGAAACATTTTCTTGAGGTACACCACAAAAAACTTTATTCCCAAATCCAAAGTGTGATTTTGCGCATATTTGAACATGCCGACCAAGCATATTGTTATCCCAAGTTAACCGGAGAAAACAATATGCAAACAAGACGTTCATTTTTAAAATTTGGTGCGGGAGCAGCTGCCGTTGGCGCACTGGCTCCTCTCACCGTCAGCGCGAATTCATCTGACGTCAAATGGGATGAAGAACACGAAATCATCATCGTAGGTTCCGGTTTTGCCGGACTCGCAGCCGCCGTCGAAGCGGGTAAATTAGGCGCTAAAGATATCGTCATATTCGAGAAGCTCGGCGTCTATGGCGGCAACAGTACGCTCAACGCCGGACAGGCCTGTTTCGCTAATACCGATCTGCAGAAGCAACTTGGCATCGAAGACAGCGCAGAGCTCATGGTGCAAGACCAGCTTAAATCTGGCCGTGGTTATGCCAGTGAAGAGCTGTTGAGACACAGCGCAGAGCTTGGTCCATATATCTATCAACTCACCAAAGACTGTGGCTGTATCTATCGCGACCATATCATCAACACAGGCGGCACCAGCGCAACCCGTAGCCATCAGGTCATCGAACGCAGCGGTGCAGGCTTTATCCGTCCTATGCTTAAAACCGCACGCGGCTATGGTGTAAAAACCAAGATCCGCCATAAGTTTGAGCATCTGATCACTGCAAAAGATGGCACGGTATTGGGTATTCAGGTTCGTAAAGGATATCACTTCGGCCACGAAGACTCAGGCAAGCTTATTAATGTTCGCGCCGAGAAGGGTGTCTTGATTGCCACCGGCGGCTTCGGTGCCAACGTGAGTTTCCGTCAGGCATTGGATCCAAACCTGGGCTCCGAGGTTGGCTGTACTAACGCTCGTGGCGCTACGGGTGATGGCCTAATTGCCATGATAGCCGAAGGCGCTATGCCGGTTCACCTGAGCTTCATTCAATCGGGTCCTTGGGCATCACCTGATGAGGGCGGATTCGGATACGGCGCAGGTTTCTCACTCTATAACTTCCCACATTCTGTCGCGATCGATCGCAACACAGGCCAACGTTTCATGAATGAAACGGCTGACCGTAAAACCCGTGCAGATCTGGAAGTCCAACGCCGTGATAAAGATGGCAAGCCTAACCCGGCACTGCTTATCACACCTAAACATGAAGCGAAGAAAGATCCTTCGATGGCTAACGTGCTGAAATATAACGTCGCCTGGGAATTCGACAGCGTCGAAGCGATTGCCAAGCATTTCGATGTGCCAGTTAAACCACTGAAGAAGCAGATCGAGGACTGGAACACATACGTCAAGGCCGGAGAAGATCTTCAGTTTGGCAAGCGTATGAACATGAGCACGGGAATCTACCTGACGGCACCTTTCATCGTTCAACGTCTATGGCCAAAAGTGCACTACTGTCAGGGCGGCATTCAGATTAATGCCAAGGCAGAAGTTATTGCAGCAAAAACCGGTGAAAAAATTCCAGGCTTATACGCAGCAGGTGAAGTGTCTGGTGGAGTCCATGGCGTCAGCCGCTTAGGTGGTTGTTCTACCCCTGAATGCATGGCATTTGGTGTCACCGCCGCTCGCTCAATAATGAAAGCATAAGGACTAAAAAATGAAAAAGTTTAACACATTACTTGTGCTTACCCTCGGTGCCTGCCTGGCGATGTCGGCCCAAGCGCAAAACAAGAGAGAGTATCACGAGATGGTCTATGACTCAGGTTGTAAAACTTGTCATGACCAGGGGATGAAAGCCTTCCCATCCGATGACTCATGTCTGCAATGTCACGACATGAGCGACCTGGCAGAGCAAACAAAACGTGAAGGGCACTATGCCAAACAAAACCCTCACGACAGTATGCATTACGGCCAAGACGCCCCATGTATGGAGTGTCACGGCGAACATACACCGAAGAAGGCGATCTGTATGGACTGCCATAACTTCGACTTCCCCAAATTTAAATATGAGCATAAATAAGCAAAACCTATTTATCTCAATCTGAATATGGAGCTGCCTGCCAGCTCCAAAGTAAAAGCAACAACATAATATTAAAGTAATAAAAGGAAATGATGATGAAAAAACTACTAGTCGCTTCGGCAATTCTTGTGACAGGTTGCGCAACCGCAGCCGATAAGCCAGCCGATCAGCCTTGGCACAATGCAAAGCCTACACTCTCTACGATTAACGCACCAACTAAGGTTATGCCTATGGTGTGTAAGCAAGAGCAGGCCATGGCCTACCTGAAAGAACTTCAGTCGGGTGAAAAAGATATTTACAACATCAAGTCAAACGATCACGGCGGTAAAGGTGCCAATGACTCTGGCTGGTTAACATGGCGCGTGGATGACCCAAGCAACCTTATCCCTTGTCCGGAAGGTGGCGCATCTGCGACTGAAGTCGGCATGTGCTGGAAAGAGCTAAACGATGAACCAACGGTTATCGGTTTAGTACGTGTTGCACCAGGTACTGCGGCACCTCACTACCACCGCGAAATGGAATGTTACTACGGCCTAAGTGGTCAAGGCCTGACTTGGGCACAAGAGCGTATGCAACCATTTGGTGCCGGCGACTACATCGAGATCCCAAGTAAGGCGATGCACTACACGCCAAACACCTATGATGATCAGGATCTGATCTACATGTACTGGTTCCCACTCGATGGCAAGTTCTCAACCTTCAAGTACCAGTGGCCACAAGATGTAGGTCCAGGTGAGCAACTGATGTTTGATTTCATTCCATACACTAACTCTAAGCTCGTGCGTTCAGGTAATGGTGGTTACGGTTGGGACGTGGTCCAAAAAGCTAAGTAATCAAACTTAACCCTTAAGCAGAGATTGAGGCCAGCTCAGCTGGCCTCATTAAATTAATATGAAAAAACTTATCCTGGCGTTTAGCTTACTCTATAGCCCAGCCCTCTTAGCCGAAGAGGCGATATCAATCCTGTGGAACAACTTAGCTCCTGGACCTGTAGATCTACCAGTGACAGAAAACGTCAATCTGGAACTGGATGGCAAAAAGGTGATAATCCCCGGTTTTGTGGTCCCGTTAGATGGCCAAAACAGCGGCTATACCAAGAACTTTCTATTAACACCACAGCAAGGTGCCTGCTTTCACAAGCCACCTTCGCCAGCCAACCAGCTGATCCATGTCTCTTTCGATGTGCCTATCGCTATACCCGATCTGCAACAACCTATGTATATCGCCGGAACATTGAACGTGAAGAGTGCACAGACAGGATTTGCTAAAACCGGATACCACATAAAAGGCGTCGAGGCCATCGCATACCCGGTACAAATCAACACACCAGATACAGGGCAAAATCACCAACACGAATAAGCTAAATAGCAAATATAAACAATCAATAAAAAATATAAGTAGCCAATAAAAAAATAAAGGTAATGATGATGAAAAAGACACACTTTGCGCTTTCCGCGCTTGTGGCTGCGATGACCATAGCGGGGTTATCTGTTCCTGTAGCGGCAGAAGATGGTATCGATGTCGGTGGCACGGTAAGAGTAAACTACGCCTATAAAGATTATAGCGAGGCATCTAAAGACAAGGGCGGCGATCTGACATTTGATATGGCCGCCATCAAATTCAATGGTAAGAAAGGCGACTGGGGACTCTCTGCCGAGTACCGTTTCACCTCGAGCACCGACTATATCAAATACGGCTACGGCTACTACGACATAAATACAGACTGGCAGCTACAGTTTGGTATCAACAAGGTGCCATTCGGTAACCCGGGCTTTATCTCTAACAGCTTCTGGTTTGGCATCCCCTACTATTTAGGTTTCGAGGATGACCATGATATCGGTATCAAAGCTGTCTATGAGAGCAATGGCTGGCACACAGATCTAGCCTTCTACAAAAACCCGGAATATGGCGCGAGCGAAAATAAACGCTACGCCACCGATCTCTACACCGGCACCATAAACGGCACCGAGTACAACAACGAAGAGACCAATCAGGTCAACCTGCGTCAGACATACACCACCGAATATCAGGGCGGCTCTACCACATTTGGTGGCTCTGCGCAGTTTGGTCAGATCTACAACAGCAAGACTGGCAATACGGGCGATCGCTACGCCGTCGCGCTTCACTCAAATAGCACCTATCAAGGTTGGGAGCTGATGCTGCAAGCGATGCAGTATGAATACGATGCCGCCGATGCTGTCGACCTTAATAAGATCGGTGTCTCTGTGGTGAGCTGGCAATATGAAATTGCCTCGAAAGGCCAGGCATACAGCGCGAATATCTCTAAAACCATCTCAACTGACTGGGGTAGCCTCAAGCTCTACAATGACTTCGGTTTGATGACCCCGGATGTAGAAAACCAGAGCTATGATGACAGCCTGCAAAATGTCACCGGCGTCGCGATTGCGGCGGGAGCCACTTACACCATGGTCGACTTCATCATGGGTAAGAACATGACCTTCTCGACCGCCAATAACGATCACGTCGGCCTGCCAGAAATGGGCGATGACTGGGACAAGCGGGTCAACATCAACTTCGGCTACTATTTCTAAGGGAGATAGAAGATACCGATTGGTATATAGAGTGATGCCCGGCGACGTTCCCAGCTGGGCAGATCCTCAAATTGATTTTAGGACCTAGGAGTATCAACTCCATCACATCACATCACATCACATCACGTCACACCATATCGACAACTTGGGTCCGGCCTTCGACATAACTCGAAGGCTTTTTTCTTGAAATGAGTTAACCCGCTAACCGCTGTAATGGTGGGCAGTGGCTCTCGTCTCTTTCTTGAGAACAGGCCGATGCGCTACATGCAGCACATGTCATATGTTCACGATAGTGTTTATCGAAAAACTTCGTCGTTTGCGCCTCGAGGGAATCAAACAGTGCCTGGTTTAGCGGCTTTTTCCATCGATATTGCGCCATCAACTTTGAAAGATGGCGGTAGCAGGTCTCACGACGATTCGACAGATATTCTGGTGCAATGAGTTCACTCTCAAACTGGGTCAGTGAGCCTGTCAGATAAAAGGCTATTCCCTGCACCAACTCTTTAATCTGCAGCGGCGTCGCATCTAACTCCCCCTTATCCACGGCTTCATGAAGAGAGGCGGTAAACCACTCCCAGAAGGCATTGATTCGCTTCTTAAAACGTTCCACCTTCTCATCACTGGCCAGCTGCCAAACCATAGTATTGACCGACACCGATCGCAAGGTAAAGAAACTCTTACTGCGCTTGATGGTTTCAAACGTAAACAATATTGGCAGCAGTACTTTCTCCTGAGCCGTCAGCTCAGGGTGCTTATCGATAAAAATGGGAAGGTGGTTAGAGGTCGCACTCCTGAGAAACAGGCAGACTAAGACATCCTCTTTGCGCTCGAAGAACTTATACAGGGTTCCCGTAGAGCAGCCTACCTCTTTAGCCAACTGCGAGAACTTAAATGACACTATACCTTGTGACTCGATCAGCTGTTCTGCGGCATCGAGTATTTGGTTACAGCGTATCATGGGCAATGCTTCAGTAGGACACTTCATCAGTAAAACCTTATTTAGTAATTAAGCCGATTATGCGCTGTTAACAAATATGAATTATAGGTCTCCTTTCACTAATCGGGATTAGCTTCACGCAAAAATGAATTTATTAGCAGGCTTTGTGAGTTACCTCATGTAAACATTGCAGCGAGAGTTATTAACTCCATATAGAATCCCTTCACATTTTTAACCTTCTAGTGAACCTGTCTAGTACATCCGAATTTTTTCGAGAGAAAAGATCTTCGAGATCTGCTTCACGAATAAATTTGTCACTGAAAAAAGGGCGTGACTTAGTTCACCTTTACTCCTTCGGGTTCCCTTTATCTTGGTGTCATTCCGATGTTGAGGGTACACAAATGCAAGATAGAAGAAATTTTTTGAAATTGGGTGCAGGTGCGGCGCTGGGCGGGCTGGCATCGACTATGCCTGGTACTGTTATGGCCAGTGAGTGTGGCGAGATAAAGTGGAACGAATCGGCCGATGTGATTGTTGTCGGCTCTGGTTTTGCGGGCCTTTCTGCGGCGTTGAATGTTAAGCGTAGTGGTGTCGGCTCTGTACTGGTTCTTGAAAAGATGCAGGTCTTCGGTGGTAACTCTGCCATCAATGGCGGCTGGTTAGCCATTCCTAAAAACCCTACCCAATTAGCCCAGGGAGTTAACGATGACTCGCCGGAAGAGCTGGTTAAAGATCAGATCATCTCCGGACGCGGCATGCAAAATGAAGACATGCTTCGTCAGATAGCGAATCGTGCACTTGATGCCTATGACCTGTGTATCGAAACAGGCGTTAAATTCCGCAAGGACTTTAACATTCAGGTCGGTGGCCATAACAAGGCGCGTGCTATCCGTACCCAACACGGTACCGGTGGTGACATCACCACTAAGCTCTATGAAGCCGGTGTGAAAGAGGGGATCGATTATCGCCTCCAGCATTACATCGAAGACTTCATCATGGATGGACAGGAGATCATCGGCCTTAAGGTACGTCAAAACTACCGCTTCCCGGATCTAAAAACCGGTAAGAGCATCTATATCAAGGCTAACAGGGCAGTTGTCCTCGCCAATGGCGGCTTTGCCCGCAATATGGAGCTGCGCGCCGCAGTCGACCCATCTCTGGATCCGACGCTCGATGGTACCAATGCCTTAGGCGCTACAGGTGAAGTAACCCTGACCGCTATGGCACATGGCGCACTGCCGGTACATATGAACCTGATTCAAACCGGACATTGGGGCTCACCCGATGAAGGCGGCTTCGGTTGGTCAAATGCCCTGCTCTCTATCGGCTGGCACGAAGGGGTCTCAGTCAGTGTACTGAATGGTAAGCGCTACATGAACGAGAGAGCCGATCGTAAGACCTGCTCGGAAGCCATCATGAAGAACCGTTATCAGGACGGCTCACCGGCTTACCCGGTCGTCTTCTTTAACCACAAAGATCATCCGGATGATGACCGTGTCGTTCGCGCGCTCCGTGATGATATGGCGTGGAAGGTCGACAGCTTCGAGCAGCTGGCAGAGAAATTCAATATTCCTCTGACCCAGTTAAAGCAGACGGTGAAAGAGTTTAATGCACAAGTCAGCACACGTCAGGACCCTCTCTTCGGCCGTAAGATGGATACCGCTGTCGAGCTAAAACCGCCATTCGTGGTTTCACGCATCTGGCCTAAGGTGCACTACTGCATGGGCGGCTTAAAAACAGATATCGGTGCCCGGGTAATTGATGGTCGCTCCATGAAGCCTATCAAGAAACTCTATGCCGTCGGTGAAGTGACAGGTGGAGTCCACGGCGAGGCGCGACTGAGTTCTACTTCGTGTCTGGAATGTCTGACGATGGGTATCGTCGTCTCTGAAACTATTAAAAGCGACGTGTAGGGGTGATCAAGATGAGCAAATTACTATTGGCTTTACTCGTAGGGCTATCCCTGTCAACGAGCGCATTTGCCGGCGATCTGGTGAAGATGAAAGGCAAGACTGAAGGACGAACCAATCATGAGTTTATCTATGAGGATGGCTGCCAGAGCTGCCACCAAGGTTCAGGAAAGAAGAATGCGACTGATAGCGCCTGCGTCGAGTGTCATGGCGACATCAACAGCATAGAAATTGACGAGAGTAAGTTGGCAATCGAAGAAGCCAACCCGCATAAGTCATTCCACTACAACCAGGGCGCCAGCTGCTTAGCTTGTCACGGCGAACACGAGAAGAAGGCACCGGTATGCGCCGAGTGTCACCGTACCTGGTTCGATGTGATGTAACGAGTTCGAAAACTTAAACATAAAACACAAAAATACTAAATGGGTAATGATGATGAAAAAATCCACCAAGTTCATGTTGTCGATGGTGGCAACAGCGATAGCACTATCCGGCTTTAACGCCAGTGCAGAAGAGCAGGAAGACGGGATCAACATAGGCGGCGCGGTACGCGTTAACTATGGCTACAAAGATTACAGTGAAGCCTCGAAGGATAAGGGTGGCGATCTGACTTTCGATATGGCTGCCATCAAGTTTAACGGTAAGAAAGGTGACTGGGGGTTAGCCGCAGAATACCGCTTCACCTCTAGCACTGACTACATCAAATACGGCTACGGTATCTACAATATCGATCCTGAGTGGCAGCTACAGTTTGGTATCAACAAGGTGCCATTCGGTAACCGCGAATTTATCTCTAACAGCTGGTGGTTTGGTATTCCTTACTACTTAGGTTTTGAAGACGACCATGATGTCGGTGTTAAGGCCGTTTATAACAGCGGCGGCTGGCACACAGACTTAGCCTTCTACAAGAATGCTGAGTATGGTCCAACAGAAAATAAGCGTTACGCGACCGATCTATACACAGGCACCATCAATGGCACCGAGTATAACAACGAAGAGACAAACCAGGTTAACCTGCGTCAGACCTTTACTGCTGAACATGAAGGCGGCTCAACGACCTTCGGTGGCTCTGTTCAATATGGTCAGATCTACAACAACAAAACCGGAAATACCGGCGATAGCTACGCCGCGGCTCTTCACTTAGACAGCAGCTACAATGGCTGGAACCTGCAGCTACAGGCGATGCAATATGAATACGATGCGGCCGATTCGGTCGATTCGAACAAGATTGGTGTATCGGTAGTAAGCTGGCAATACGAGATCGCCTCTAAGGGCCAGGCCTATAGCGCCAACATAGCTAAGACCTTCAAGACTGACTGGGGTAGTGTGAAGTGTTATAACGATTTCGGTCTTATGACACCTGACGTCGATGACAGCAGCTACGACAACAGCATGCAAAACGTCACAGGCTGTGCAGTTTCAGCAGGTCCAACTTACACCATGATCGACTTCGTCATGGGCAAAAACATGACCTTCTCAACCGCTAACAATGACCATGTCGGTCTGCCAGAAATGGGCGATGACTGGGACAAACGCGTCAACATCAACTTTGGTTACTACTTCTAGAAACCAAAGCCTAAGTACTCGCAGGTTCAGGGCAGCTCCCGCATCTGAACCTGCTCTTAGTGCAAACATAGTAGCTAAAACTTCTGATTTTTATACGGATCATGTTTCATATTAGTCCATGACTTTTACTTACTGATTTCCCCGTAGATTATTGAATCAAGCCCTATTTTATAGGGCTTTTTTTAGACCAATCCCTTCATGTAGTAGATTATGAACATAAAAATAAGCCTAACTCTTACCCTGTTACTGACTCACCTTCCAGCACTTGCTGCCACTGAGACCGAATATGAGCTGGGTGGTTTCCTCAAAGCCAATGCCCGCTACGTCGACGGCACCATTGCTTTCCAACCCAGCTGGAACGGGGACGGAACGATTCAGGAGGAGGCCAAACGCACCCAATTTGGCGCTCAGGAGAGTCGCTTTAACCTCAAGCTGATCCGGGGAGAGATCACCGGGTTTGCCGAGATTGACTTTGTCGGCTCCTCTCAGGGCAACCCGGTCATCTCGAACTCTTACAGCCCGAGACTCAGACATGCGATGATCCAATACCGGGAGTTTACGGCCGGCCAAACCTGGTCAACTCTGGTCAACACCAGCACCTTCGCCGAAACGGCAGATCTTGGCGGTCCCTTAGTAGGACAAGCTATGGTGAGGCAGGCGCTGCTGAGGTATCAAACGGATCATTGGCAAGTCGCTCTGGAAAACCCCTATACCTATGGCACACAGGCTAGCGATACTCAGGAACAAAAAAACTGGATAGAGACAGATAATGACTATATTCCCGACGCCATAATCCGTTATGACCAACAAGGCAGCTGGGTGAACATCTCAGTGTCAGGCCTCATCAGATATCTGGATCCCAGCGATACGGCGCAGCTGGGTTTGGGCGGTTCACTCGCGGCTAAAATAAATACCTTTGGAAAGGACGATCTGAGGTTTCAGTTGCACTACGGCAATCTGGGGCGTTATGTCGGTACCGATGCGGCTAAAGATATTATCTGCGGGGAGATAGAGACCACCAGCTCGGCGATGGTCGCCTATCGCCACTTCTGGAGTGAGACTACCCGTTCGAGTCTTTTCTATGGTCACACCCGTACGGAGGTGGAACAGACGGATCGCTCTCACTTCGGCGTGAACCTGTTCACCAACTTAACCCCGGGACTAAGAGTCGGAGTTGAACTCGGGCGATATCAGATCGACGACAGTCAATACTCATGGTCGAGCAAGCAGGTACAAACGGGACAATCTAACTATGCTCAGTTCACCCTGCAGTTCCATATATAAATATAAAGTGAAAAGGCTCCAAAGCCGCCATAAACAGAGCCGATAGGTAAGATTATTCGCGAGCTCTGTCACGAATAAGTTTGCTGCTAAAAAGAGTGCGTGATCCAATTCACCTTTACAGCACCATTATCACTTTATTGTTAGTTCAAGCCCAAAAGAACAAGCACAATATCGCAGCTTTCGGGCACCAAGCCATAACAGGATATGAATGATGAAACTTAAAATGATGTTCGGCCTTGCCGCGCTAGCTTCAACCACAGCATTAGCTGCGGGTCCACAGTGTAACCATGCACAGCTACCATTCCAGCAGATGACGCCGGTTCCATATGACAGCACGCCATACTCACCACAAGATACTATGCCAGCCCAGTGTAGCGATCCTATGGTCGAAGCCTATATTGCCGATTGGGAAGCGGGTAAAATCGATTTTAACAGCATCAAGTCAAATGACAGCATTGCCGTAGATCAGCGTTTCTGTAAGACCATGGACGATGACGGCAACATCATGGAAGCCAAGAACTGTGACCTGAAAAATGCGCCGGTTGGCTATCTTTGGAAAGAGCTTTCAGACAGCCCAATGGTAATGGGTATCACCAACGGCGGTAAGTCGGATCACGCACCTCACTTCCATGGCCAACCTGAGTGTTACTATGTCGTTAACGGTGAAGGCAAGACCCTTGCCGACAACAAGTTCCAAACCTTAGGAACGGGCCAATACTTCTACATTCCTGGTGCCACCATTCACAACACACCTATCATGAGCGATAAAGGTTTAGGTGTGATGTACTGGTATCCAAAGAATGCACATTTCGATGGCTTCAAGTACTACTGGCGTAAAGATGTGAAGAACCTTCGCGTTGCAGAAGAAGCATTCGATCGTGTGGATGAGATCCGTAAACGCGACCTAAACTTAGGTCCATATGGTACTAACGAAGCTTTCTTCAAGAAGTAAATCGTTAGACGATTAGCGGCCGATTTATATCGGCCGCAATGCCTTCAGCATTACCCGTGCACAATCTGATAGCGGCCACAGTAAGCTCCCGAAAAATAGTCAAACCATTCAGATAACTT
This window harbors:
- a CDS encoding TetR/AcrR family transcriptional regulator, with the translated sequence MKCPTEALPMIRCNQILDAAEQLIESQGIVSFKFSQLAKEVGCSTGTLYKFFERKEDVLVCLFLRSATSNHLPIFIDKHPELTAQEKVLLPILFTFETIKRSKSFFTLRSVSVNTMVWQLASDEKVERFKKRINAFWEWFTASLHEAVDKGELDATPLQIKELVQGIAFYLTGSLTQFESELIAPEYLSNRRETCYRHLSKLMAQYRWKKPLNQALFDSLEAQTTKFFDKHYREHMTCAACSASACSQERDESHCPPLQRLAG
- a CDS encoding DUF3299 domain-containing protein; the protein is MKKLILAFSLLYSPALLAEEAISILWNNLAPGPVDLPVTENVNLELDGKKVIIPGFVVPLDGQNSGYTKNFLLTPQQGACFHKPPSPANQLIHVSFDVPIAIPDLQQPMYIAGTLNVKSAQTGFAKTGYHIKGVEAIAYPVQINTPDTGQNHQHE
- a CDS encoding cupin domain-containing protein produces the protein MKKLLVASAILVTGCATAADKPADQPWHNAKPTLSTINAPTKVMPMVCKQEQAMAYLKELQSGEKDIYNIKSNDHGGKGANDSGWLTWRVDDPSNLIPCPEGGASATEVGMCWKELNDEPTVIGLVRVAPGTAAPHYHREMECYYGLSGQGLTWAQERMQPFGAGDYIEIPSKAMHYTPNTYDDQDLIYMYWFPLDGKFSTFKYQWPQDVGPGEQLMFDFIPYTNSKLVRSGNGGYGWDVVQKAK
- a CDS encoding flavocytochrome c, with amino-acid sequence MQDRRNFLKLGAGAALGGLASTMPGTVMASECGEIKWNESADVIVVGSGFAGLSAALNVKRSGVGSVLVLEKMQVFGGNSAINGGWLAIPKNPTQLAQGVNDDSPEELVKDQIISGRGMQNEDMLRQIANRALDAYDLCIETGVKFRKDFNIQVGGHNKARAIRTQHGTGGDITTKLYEAGVKEGIDYRLQHYIEDFIMDGQEIIGLKVRQNYRFPDLKTGKSIYIKANRAVVLANGGFARNMELRAAVDPSLDPTLDGTNALGATGEVTLTAMAHGALPVHMNLIQTGHWGSPDEGGFGWSNALLSIGWHEGVSVSVLNGKRYMNERADRKTCSEAIMKNRYQDGSPAYPVVFFNHKDHPDDDRVVRALRDDMAWKVDSFEQLAEKFNIPLTQLKQTVKEFNAQVSTRQDPLFGRKMDTAVELKPPFVVSRIWPKVHYCMGGLKTDIGARVIDGRSMKPIKKLYAVGEVTGGVHGEARLSSTSCLECLTMGIVVSETIKSDV
- a CDS encoding cytochrome c3 family protein; amino-acid sequence: MKKFNTLLVLTLGACLAMSAQAQNKREYHEMVYDSGCKTCHDQGMKAFPSDDSCLQCHDMSDLAEQTKREGHYAKQNPHDSMHYGQDAPCMECHGEHTPKKAICMDCHNFDFPKFKYEHK
- a CDS encoding cytochrome c3 family protein codes for the protein MSKLLLALLVGLSLSTSAFAGDLVKMKGKTEGRTNHEFIYEDGCQSCHQGSGKKNATDSACVECHGDINSIEIDESKLAIEEANPHKSFHYNQGASCLACHGEHEKKAPVCAECHRTWFDVM
- a CDS encoding flavocytochrome c is translated as MQTRRSFLKFGAGAAAVGALAPLTVSANSSDVKWDEEHEIIIVGSGFAGLAAAVEAGKLGAKDIVIFEKLGVYGGNSTLNAGQACFANTDLQKQLGIEDSAELMVQDQLKSGRGYASEELLRHSAELGPYIYQLTKDCGCIYRDHIINTGGTSATRSHQVIERSGAGFIRPMLKTARGYGVKTKIRHKFEHLITAKDGTVLGIQVRKGYHFGHEDSGKLINVRAEKGVLIATGGFGANVSFRQALDPNLGSEVGCTNARGATGDGLIAMIAEGAMPVHLSFIQSGPWASPDEGGFGYGAGFSLYNFPHSVAIDRNTGQRFMNETADRKTRADLEVQRRDKDGKPNPALLITPKHEAKKDPSMANVLKYNVAWEFDSVEAIAKHFDVPVKPLKKQIEDWNTYVKAGEDLQFGKRMNMSTGIYLTAPFIVQRLWPKVHYCQGGIQINAKAEVIAAKTGEKIPGLYAAGEVSGGVHGVSRLGGCSTPECMAFGVTAARSIMKA
- a CDS encoding cupin domain-containing protein: MMKLKMMFGLAALASTTALAAGPQCNHAQLPFQQMTPVPYDSTPYSPQDTMPAQCSDPMVEAYIADWEAGKIDFNSIKSNDSIAVDQRFCKTMDDDGNIMEAKNCDLKNAPVGYLWKELSDSPMVMGITNGGKSDHAPHFHGQPECYYVVNGEGKTLADNKFQTLGTGQYFYIPGATIHNTPIMSDKGLGVMYWYPKNAHFDGFKYYWRKDVKNLRVAEEAFDRVDEIRKRDLNLGPYGTNEAFFKK